The genomic window TTGCCCTGTCCGACCTTCCGCCTTTCGTGCGTAACAAATACGGTGTGGCCGACCCCGCTGCCGAAGCTGCCCAAGCTCAGCAACGCAAGATGGGCAATGCCCAGGCTGCCATGATCCAACGTCAGGAGCGCGAGGCTGTGCAGATGATGGAAATGACAGGCCTCCCCTTGGAGGTGGTGAAGCAGGCCATCATCACTCGAGATTGGTGCCTCGCTAATCCCTCTGGGGGCATGGTCAACGGAGGCATGGTGCCGGCAGACTCCCGCAACCAGATGCTGGCTCAGGCCACTGAGATCCTCAACACCCGCCGCCCCATGCCAGTGGTGGAAGCGGCCCCTCCTCCAGCTCCCATGCCAGGGACTGTGGCGGGCGCTCCGCCAGTGGCAGGTTCCCCAGCGCCCGCTGTGGCAGTACCGGGATTTGTCCCTGGCGTCATTCAAGTGCTCAGTGCTCGCTACTCGCTGCCGAATGAGCAGGCTCGCAACGTCAAAAACCGCTTCGTCAAGCTGGTGCCTTCTGGCACCATTTACGCGCCAGTCTCCATTCAGGTCACCGACCAGCTGAGCGATGCCGCCCTAGACCAAGGCAACTATACCACCGCTAGTGGCGTTGGTGTCACCGTGACCAATGGCAATGTGACTGCTGGTGCAGCCGCCATGGTGATCCAGGAACAAAATCGTAATACCTTGACGGTGGACTACATGTACAACGGCCGCCGCTATAGAAAACAAGCTGTGGAAGGCTCTTACATGGTGCTGCCGTAAAGAGATCTGGCGCAGTATATTTGCCTGAAATCATAGGCCTAGGCACGTTGGAAAATCACTCCTTCCGCGTGAGGCTGTATGCATGACTGCAAAAAGTGCGCCTAAATTTGCTCCGTTATTGAGCCGCATGATCTGCTACTCAGGTTTTGTGTGAAAAATTGATAATCATTTAAGCGCAGGCTTTTTTACGTTAAAAATAAAATGACTTTATCAGGCCTGAAAAAGTCTCCCTTTAGATTCTTTAGGCATTCCAGTGAACACAGAGGTTGACCACGGGCATGGATGCTGCAAGCCTCATCCCCCCATGTCTGAACCAACCTCTTCCAAACCCGCCCGTAAACCCAACCCAGCACTCAGCAAGCCCGTCCAGCCGGATGAGATCCTTGCCAAGGTCGTCGGTTCTGAGCCGCTTTCCCGTGGCGAACTGACCAAGAAGCTGTGGGACTACATCAAGCAGCATGGTCTCCAGGACCAGGCCAAGAAGACCAACATCAACGCCGACGAAGCGCTGAAGGCAGTCTTTGGCGGCAAGAGCCAGGTGACCATGTTTGAAATGACCAAGCTGGTGAACCAGCACGTCAAGTAACCGTCTTCCGGTTTTCCTCATGACTCCCCCGGGCCTGCCTGGGGGAGTCATTTTTTTGGCTGCGGACACAAGCAGACTCAATTCCAAATCTCCCTTGCATCGCAGGCGCTTTCGAGTCATCTCAAAGGAACCCGCCTGTCTCCACCACCTTGGCACCCAACGACTCTTCACGCACTCTCGTAGCCATTCCTGCCCGCTGGGGTTCCACCCGCTTCCCGGGCAAACCGCTCCACCTCATCGCCGGAAAACCGCTCGTCCAGCACGTCTGGGAGCGCTGCCAGGATTGCAAGCAGATCGACGACGTGATCATCGCCACGGATGACGCCCGTATTGCCGAGGCTGCAGCCGCTTTCGGTGCCAAATTTGTCCTCACTTCGCCAGATCATCCCAGCGGTACGGACCGCATCGCCGAGGCGGCAAACTCCTTCCCCGACCACCGTGTGGTCATCAATGTGCAGGGAGACGAGCCCCTCATCTCACCAGTCCTGATCGATGAGCTGGCCCGCACGCTGCGAGATGATTCCGGCGTAAAGATGATCACTGCCGCTGCGCCGATCCACGATGCCGCGCAGATCACCGACCCCAATGTGGTGAAGGTAATCTTCGACACCCACGGAGATGCGCTCTATTTCTCCCGCTCGCCGCTGCCCTACCTGCGCAATCCGGAGGCCTGGCCGCGCAGCTACCGCCATCTGGGCATCTACGGCTTTCAGCGCAGCTTTCTCTTCCAGTTTGTGGCCTGGCCGCCCTCCCGACTGGAGCAGACCGAGTCCCTGGAGCAGCTCCGCGCTGTGGAAAACGGCACCCGCATTCGGGTGGTGCTGACGGACGAGCTCTCCCCTGGAGTGGACACTCCCGAGCAGGCAGCGGCCATCGAAAAGCATCTTCAAAAACAATCTTCTTGAACAACGCCCCGACAACCTCCAACCGAGAAGCATCATGAAATACATTTTTGTCACCGGCGGTGTCGTCAGCTCACTTGGCAAGGGCCTTGCCGCATCCTCCCTCGGCACACTGCTGGAACTGCGCGGCCTGCGGGTCATCATGCAGAAGTTTGACCCGTACCTGAACATCGACCCCGGCACAATGAACCCGTACGAGCACGGCGAGGTGTACGTGCTGGACGACGGCGCCGAGACCGACCTGGACCTGGGCCACTACGAGCGCTTTACCCATACCAACCTCTCCCGCCTCAACAACCTGACCTCCGGGCAGGTGTATCAGAGCGTGCTGGACAAGGAACGTGCCGGCAAATACAAGGGCCGCACCGTGCAGGTGATCCCGCACGTGACCAATGAGATCAAAGCCCGCATGCAGGAAGTCACCGAGAAGATGGGCGGAGACGTCATCATCACCGAAATCGGCGGCACCGTGGGGGACATCGAGGGCCTGCCCTTCCTGGAGGCCATCCGCCAGTTTGGCCACGAGGTGGGCCCTGGAAACGTGCTCTACATCCACGCCACCCTGGTGCCCTACATCAAGGCCGCCCAGGAGCTGAAGACCAAGCCCACGCAGCAGAGCATCGCCAAGCTGCGGGAAATCGGTATCGCTCCGAACATCATCCTCTGCCGCACCGAGCACCCTTTGGACTCCGACGTGCGCGAGAAGATCTCCCTTTTCGGCAACGTGCCCATCGACTCCGTCGTCGAGGTGCGCGACGTGAAGCACACCATCTACGAGGTGCCGCTGAAGCTGCACGAAGAGCGTCTGGACGACAACGTCTGCCGTCAGCTCAACCTCACCACCCCGCAGCCCGACCTCAGCCGCTGGCGCAACTTTGTGCAGCGCGTCATCCACCCCACGCACCACGTGCGCATCGGCGTGGTGGGCAAGTACATCGAGTTGCAGGATGCCTACAAGAGCATCTACGAATCTCTCACGCACGCTGGTGCCGCCCATGACTGCAAAGTGGACATCGTGCGCGTGGATGCCGAGAGCATCGAGAAGGCAGGCCCCGACCTCTACCTCGCCGGACTGCAGGGTATCCTGATCCCCGGCGGTTTTGGCGATCGCGGCACAGAAGGCAAGATCACCTCCGCACGCTACGCCCGCGAAAAGGGCATCCCCTACTTTGGCATCTGTCTCGGCATGCAGATCGCCGTCATCGAGTTTGCCCGCAATGTCTGCGGCCTCGCCGGAGCCACCAGCACGGAGTTTGACAAGGCGGCCGCGCACCCGGTCATCAGCCTCATGGAGGAGCAGAAGAAGGTGAAACAGCTCGGCGGCACCATGCGCCTGGGCTCATGGGTCACGGACCTCGTCCCTGGCAGCAAGGCCTTCGACCTCTACCACAGCGCCACCATCACCGAGCGCCATCGCCACCGCTTCGAGTTCAACTCCGACTACAAGGAGCTCATGGAGGAGAAGGGCATGCTCATCTCCGGCACCTCTCCCAAGGGGGATCTGGCCGAGATCATCGAGCTGCCAGCGCATCCCTACTACGTGGGCTGCCAGTTCCACCCGGAATTCCTCTCCAAGCCAAACAACCCGCATCCGCTCTTCTTCGGCTTTGTCCGAGCCGCCATGCAGCACCATGCGGCGGCGGATCCAGTTTGCTGATCACAGCATCGGAACTGGCTCTAAAACGGAGTTTGTTTTCACCTGCAAGACCTCCGCCTGGCCAAGCCGGGCGGAGGTTTTTGCTTCCATCCTTTGTAGGCAGAAGCGTGTTCAGTTTGCCGCAGGCGTCCGTCCGGTGACAAATTTACGTCAAAGTGGCGCATTGACCAACCAGCAGAACCTCTTTTAGTCTACCTCAGTAAACTCGCCTCAACGATCATGCGTTCCACCAATCCCACTCTTAACGACCAAGTCTTTGTCAATGCACGCACCGGCCTGGCCGCCGATGGCGTCATGACGCTCAACGGCACCGTTCTTAAAACAGCCATCCTCACCCTGCTGCTGGTTGCCTCCGCTAGTTGGAGCTGGAAGCTGGCCATGAGTGGCAATCCGCCTGCTTGGTTTGGCTCAGCGCTCACTTTTGGTTGGATCATCCCTCTGGTCATGGCGCTGATCATTTCCTTCAAGCCCACCACCGCACCCGCACTCGCCCCCGTTTATGCGCTGGGGAAGGGGATCATCGTCGGCATCATCTCCGCCATGTATGAAAGAGCCTATGGGGGCATCGTTCTCTCGGCGGTCGTGCTCACCTGCGGCGTCTTGTTTGCCTTGCTGGCGGCGTATTCCACGGGCCTGATCAAGCCTAGCGAGAACTTTAAGCTCGGCATCGTGGCCGCCACAGGAGGAGTGGCGCTTTTCTATCTCGCCACGCTCGTGCTGGGTATGTTTGGCATCCACATCCCTGGACTGTTTGGCAATGGCGTGATCGGCATCGCCTTCTCCGCGTTTGTTGTCATTCTGGCTGCTCTCAACCTCGTCCTGGACTTTGACTTCATCGAAAACGGCTGCGCTGCTGGCGCTCCCAAGCACATGGAATGGTACGCAGCTTTTGGCCTGCTCGTCACCTTGGTGTGGCTCTACTTGGAAATCCTGCGCCTGCTGGCCAAACTGCGCAGCCGCGATTGAACACAGCGTCGTAGTATCAGTTCCAAGCTACCCCATCATGAAAGTCTCTCTCATTCTCAGTCTGCTGCTGGCTGGTGCCTCGCTGTGCCACGCCAATCCCGAGATCGCCACCATCATTGATCAGGAATACGGTGCCGCCACCTC from Prosthecobacter vanneervenii includes these protein-coding regions:
- a CDS encoding SWIB/MDM2 domain-containing protein — its product is MSEPTSSKPARKPNPALSKPVQPDEILAKVVGSEPLSRGELTKKLWDYIKQHGLQDQAKKTNINADEALKAVFGGKSQVTMFEMTKLVNQHVK
- the kdsB gene encoding 3-deoxy-manno-octulosonate cytidylyltransferase, coding for MAPNDSSRTLVAIPARWGSTRFPGKPLHLIAGKPLVQHVWERCQDCKQIDDVIIATDDARIAEAAAAFGAKFVLTSPDHPSGTDRIAEAANSFPDHRVVINVQGDEPLISPVLIDELARTLRDDSGVKMITAAAPIHDAAQITDPNVVKVIFDTHGDALYFSRSPLPYLRNPEAWPRSYRHLGIYGFQRSFLFQFVAWPPSRLEQTESLEQLRAVENGTRIRVVLTDELSPGVDTPEQAAAIEKHLQKQSS
- a CDS encoding CTP synthase, which translates into the protein MKYIFVTGGVVSSLGKGLAASSLGTLLELRGLRVIMQKFDPYLNIDPGTMNPYEHGEVYVLDDGAETDLDLGHYERFTHTNLSRLNNLTSGQVYQSVLDKERAGKYKGRTVQVIPHVTNEIKARMQEVTEKMGGDVIITEIGGTVGDIEGLPFLEAIRQFGHEVGPGNVLYIHATLVPYIKAAQELKTKPTQQSIAKLREIGIAPNIILCRTEHPLDSDVREKISLFGNVPIDSVVEVRDVKHTIYEVPLKLHEERLDDNVCRQLNLTTPQPDLSRWRNFVQRVIHPTHHVRIGVVGKYIELQDAYKSIYESLTHAGAAHDCKVDIVRVDAESIEKAGPDLYLAGLQGILIPGGFGDRGTEGKITSARYAREKGIPYFGICLGMQIAVIEFARNVCGLAGATSTEFDKAAAHPVISLMEEQKKVKQLGGTMRLGSWVTDLVPGSKAFDLYHSATITERHRHRFEFNSDYKELMEEKGMLISGTSPKGDLAEIIELPAHPYYVGCQFHPEFLSKPNNPHPLFFGFVRAAMQHHAAADPVC
- a CDS encoding Bax inhibitor-1/YccA family protein, producing MRSTNPTLNDQVFVNARTGLAADGVMTLNGTVLKTAILTLLLVASASWSWKLAMSGNPPAWFGSALTFGWIIPLVMALIISFKPTTAPALAPVYALGKGIIVGIISAMYERAYGGIVLSAVVLTCGVLFALLAAYSTGLIKPSENFKLGIVAATGGVALFYLATLVLGMFGIHIPGLFGNGVIGIAFSAFVVILAALNLVLDFDFIENGCAAGAPKHMEWYAAFGLLVTLVWLYLEILRLLAKLRSRD